From Streptomyces sp. 6-11-2, one genomic window encodes:
- a CDS encoding tyrosine-type recombinase/integrase: MNYTPHDFRRMFATEAVTGGLPVHIAARILGHKTLTTTQAYLAVFQDDLVRTYRGFLDRRRADRPQDEYREPTEQEWHDFQQHFELRKVSLGTCGRPYGTPCKHEHACIRYPVLQMDPRQRPRLIEIIQNLRERITEARANGWLGEVEGLQVSFDAAMAKLNSLKRSATDGRPQLVDLGMPVFTDHAPSPRQGPGGPG; encoded by the coding sequence CTGAACTACACACCGCACGACTTCCGCAGGATGTTCGCCACCGAGGCCGTCACCGGCGGCCTGCCCGTCCACATCGCCGCCCGCATCCTCGGACACAAGACGCTGACCACCACTCAGGCATACCTCGCGGTCTTCCAGGACGACCTCGTGCGCACCTACCGCGGCTTCCTCGACCGCCGCCGGGCTGACCGACCGCAGGACGAGTACCGCGAGCCCACCGAGCAGGAGTGGCACGACTTCCAGCAGCACTTCGAGCTCCGCAAGGTGTCACTGGGCACCTGCGGGCGACCTTACGGAACCCCCTGCAAGCACGAGCACGCCTGCATCCGCTACCCCGTTCTCCAGATGGATCCCCGCCAGAGGCCACGCCTCATCGAGATCATCCAGAACCTCCGCGAGCGCATCACCGAGGCCCGCGCCAACGGCTGGCTCGGCGAGGTCGAGGGACTCCAGGTCAGCTTCGACGCTGCGATGGCCAAGCTCAACAGCCTCAAGCGATCTGCGACTGATGGCCGGCCGCAGCTGGTGGACCTTGGCATGCCAGTCTTCACCGACCATGCACCCTCGCCCCGGCAGGGACCGGGAGGGCCC
- a CDS encoding helix-turn-helix domain-containing protein — protein MVTRTRFDDSECPVARSVDAIGDWWSLLIVRDAFDGSRRFGEFQRSLGVAKNILTARLRTLVAGGVLESVPASDGSAYREYVLTPKGKALFPVIVALRQWGEQNFFAPGEPHSQLVDRRQGQRLRPLEVLSANGRRLNPDDTTVHKISTQ, from the coding sequence ATGGTGACCAGGACGCGCTTCGACGACAGTGAATGTCCCGTCGCCCGGTCGGTGGACGCGATCGGCGACTGGTGGTCCCTGCTGATCGTGCGGGACGCCTTCGACGGAAGCCGGCGCTTCGGGGAGTTCCAGCGCAGCCTCGGCGTAGCGAAGAACATCCTCACCGCGCGTCTGCGCACCCTGGTCGCCGGCGGTGTCCTCGAATCCGTCCCCGCCTCGGACGGCAGCGCCTACCGCGAGTACGTACTGACTCCGAAGGGCAAGGCGCTCTTCCCTGTCATCGTGGCACTGCGGCAATGGGGCGAACAGAACTTCTTCGCCCCCGGCGAACCCCACTCACAGTTGGTCGACCGCCGACAGGGACAACGCCTCCGCCCGCTGGAAGTGCTGTCTGCGAACGGGCGACGGCTGAACCCCGACGACACCACCGTCCACAAGATCTCCACCCAATGA
- a CDS encoding MFS transporter, whose product MPGNGEAVTRRTEARSGEGSAFVLSRGVVILFAVACGAAVANVYFSQPLLVTMGHDLAMSPALVGSVVTFTQVGYGLGLFFLVPLGDVADRRRLIVAQLLLLVVALAVVAASHTAAILLAGMAAVGLLAVVTQTLVAFAASLAPPSERGRVVGLVTSGVVIGILLARTASGLMADLAGWRSVYLASASLTALLALVLYQVLPRHGDAPPTTLRYGQLLRSTITLFARERLLRLRALFGLLIFAAFSTLWSSVALPLSEAPYFLSHSAIGALGLIGVAGALAATVAGRLNDRGLSRRTTGIALALLAASWVPLAFTRSSLWALVVGVILLDLAVQAVHVTNQTLIYALHPDAGSRLIGGYMVFYSIGSATGAIAATFLYTVAGWGAVCALGSAFSCLGLALWAFTRHSTPDPAAKVASRSEGRHPTM is encoded by the coding sequence ATGCCCGGCAACGGTGAGGCTGTGACACGACGGACCGAGGCTCGAAGCGGGGAAGGTTCCGCGTTCGTCCTGTCCCGTGGCGTCGTCATCCTGTTCGCCGTCGCCTGCGGGGCCGCAGTGGCCAACGTCTACTTCTCCCAGCCGCTCCTGGTGACCATGGGCCACGACCTCGCCATGAGCCCGGCGCTGGTCGGCAGCGTGGTCACCTTCACGCAGGTCGGATACGGGCTGGGACTCTTCTTCCTCGTGCCGCTGGGCGACGTGGCCGACCGCAGACGGCTCATCGTGGCCCAGTTGCTGCTCCTGGTGGTGGCGCTGGCCGTGGTAGCCGCCTCCCACACGGCAGCGATCCTGCTCGCGGGCATGGCCGCGGTGGGGCTTCTCGCGGTCGTCACGCAGACGCTGGTGGCCTTCGCGGCATCACTGGCCCCTCCCTCCGAGCGCGGTCGGGTCGTCGGTCTGGTCACCAGCGGCGTGGTCATCGGAATCCTGCTCGCCCGCACCGCATCCGGCCTCATGGCCGATCTCGCGGGCTGGCGCTCGGTCTACCTCGCCTCGGCGTCGCTCACCGCTCTGCTCGCCCTGGTCCTGTACCAAGTGCTGCCGCGCCACGGTGACGCTCCGCCCACAACCCTGCGCTACGGACAGCTCCTGCGCTCCACGATCACCCTGTTCGCACGGGAACGACTTCTGCGGCTCCGGGCCCTGTTCGGGTTGTTGATCTTCGCCGCCTTCAGCACCCTGTGGAGCAGCGTCGCGCTGCCGCTCAGCGAGGCCCCGTATTTCCTGTCCCACAGCGCGATCGGGGCGCTGGGGCTGATCGGTGTCGCTGGCGCCCTGGCCGCGACCGTGGCAGGCCGCCTGAACGACCGCGGACTCTCCCGGCGGACCACCGGCATCGCCCTGGCGCTGCTCGCCGCCTCGTGGGTGCCCTTGGCCTTCACCCGCAGCTCGCTCTGGGCCCTGGTCGTCGGGGTGATCCTTCTCGACCTCGCTGTGCAGGCGGTCCATGTCACCAACCAGACCCTGATCTACGCGCTGCACCCGGACGCGGGCAGCCGATTGATCGGCGGATACATGGTCTTCTACTCGATCGGCAGTGCCACCGGCGCCATCGCCGCGACCTTCCTCTACACGGTGGCCGGCTGGGGCGCCGTATGCGCACTGGGTTCCGCGTTCAGCTGCCTCGGGCTCGCGCTGTGGGCCTTCACTCGACACAGCACCCCGGATCCCGCCGCCAAGGTCGCCTCTCGTAGTGAAGGCCGACATCCCACCATGTGA